The sequence ATTCCAGTGAATTTAAGGAACTCCAGAAATTAAGTAAACATTTCAGTTCTGCTTCAATTACAGTCAAACAAAATGGAGCTGCTCGCCCTTCCCTGAATCACTGCGCTTTAGCTTCAGTCGGATCAGGCGCTCTCTCCCCCCCAGGGTGTTGTTGGATTGGTTGGTATTTAGTTTTCCCAATTCTCCCACATGTTCTTTGAATGCAGAAGCTACTGCTTTAACCCCCTCATCCGATTCAGTTCTTTTTACCCCTGCATGAGGTGCAGTCTGAGTCTCAGGGGTGTATGCAGTCTTATTCTGTGGGATGGGGGTCTCATGTAGTCGGCAGTGAGTTTTCATCGGAGTCTGGTGCTCAGGAGAGGAGCTGCGACTGCTGTCTGTGCTTCTTGAAACGACTTCTTCCCTGCTCCCAGAATTATCCTCATCTTGTGACTGAGAGCTTGCTGTGCGCATTTGCGCTCCTGCCGAACCCTGTCTGGGGTACTTCACTGGCTGCCTGCTGAAGTGAGCCCTCGACTGAGTTTGTAATTGACTTTCTGCAGCCTGCTCCAAATACACCTGAGGAGATGCTGTCACCCTCATAGCCAGGACTAGAAGAGATACAGAACAGAACCAATATCATAGTACAAATCTTTACCAGTTTCTCTTTTCTAATTAAAGATTATATAAAGATTATAATCAAgtggttttaaaaaaatgtctctgATCTATTCACACATTTAGAACAAAAACTATATTTGAGCATCTTATAGtagtcaacagtttgattgaaAGAGCTTTGCTTAAGACAACAGGAAGGAAATGACTGGCAAAGGCACAAAAACACAGAGCAAATAGTTTGCGCAAGCAGCTAGCTGATATTGAAGGTCAATGTCTTTTTAAAGCCCGCCTacctgctctctcattggcttcTGGGCTCAGCTGGTCCATTGCTTCATTGGATGATGACTTGTCAGAAATATAACCCTCACTTGAATCTCTCTTGATAGTGCGATTCTGTTAAAATGATAAAAGTTTGGAATATAAGTTGGCTTCAGAGCCAATAAGGCAGAAGGATCATTTTGATTTTCTAAATcgctatattataatattttagtagTATTTTGTTAATAAAGCGTCAGTGAATTTCAATTAAGATTTATGATTTACATTATCGTTAAAAACGACTtcggggttagtaagattttttttttttaagtcacttttatccagaaaggatgcatttaaaaagtgtgacttataatgttacaaaagatttctatttcaaatgaattgttCAGTTAGCAGTTGTTCAGTTAGTAAATAAATCATgctttccacaaaagtattaagcagcacagctgtttacAACATTGCTTGTAATAATatagcatgttagaatgatttctgaaggatcatgtgacactgaagacagcagttatgctgaaaattcagctttgcatcacaggaataaaacataatagagaagttagctttgcatcacaggaataaaaaataatagagaagttattttaaactcaaatattcCAAAGTTTTACTGTTTGTACCGTATGTTTAATAATAAGACAATACTTTTCAGGTTGTTTTTTAATAGCAATACTATtcttgtataaaaatatatcataCTATTAAACATCTGCTGATCAGTGTTGGTAATATTAAATATGCTGGTTCAGTTCTATGGTATTTGTGAGAAACTATTCGGAGGAAACTACTAAACTATCTTAACGTGTGGAAACCTTTGACCTTCCGAACTTTTGTTTTGGTTCTTGCTAATGAGAATTCTTTATATGGTTAAACTGCTCCAGATAGGGGAGACTAGTCTAATAGCATAACTATTAGCATCCTCCAAACTTTCCTGTAGGAAACAACTTGGTAAGGAGCTAAAGCAGAGTGCAACAGGGGTAAGGCTCTAACACAAGCACACAGGCAAGCAAAAGTAATCTTCACAGAATAAGCGTTTAATCCCTCCAGGCCTTTCCACGGGCACGGCGGGACAATTAAGGGCCAAGCGGTGCAAGAGAGGCTCAAGCAGATCAAGATGAACTCTGTCGCCCGCATGGGCACGTCCACCCGAGGTGAGCTTTTAGCTTTGTCATGACAACAGCCAGCTTAAAGCACGGCCTGTGTTTATTTGACTTGGCGTGAAGCTGCTGATTGCGTGAAGTCGAGTTCTTATTGCCTACCTCCAGTGAGCGTGGACGTTCCTTGGCTGAGGCTCCAGCATCCTGAGAGGAACAGGAGGCTCTGGGAGGGGTGTCCGGGAGGGGTGCCGTGGGAGGCGGAGGCAGAGGCGTGCTGGATCTCGTTGCGGGACCAAATACGTGGTCATAGTGTGAGATCATGAACTCCACGAGAAGAGCCTGATAGCTGGTTTCCAGAAGAGCGATCATCGACACGTCTCCGGAAACTAGGGGCCGCAGGAGAGTGGGGCCAAACACAATGCCCAGGTTTCCTGGAGACATCTTGTTGTCTTCAAAATGTTCTGCAACCCTGAAGAGAAGATTGTGACAGATTATTAGCGAGCTGCATTATTTAGATGAGTGGTAACTTAAATTCCTTTGTCCAATACATAGATCTCTTTTTATAAACTTCACACAGTGAGCACTATAACATTCTTAGTGGGCTAAACTGTGGCTCGTTTTCCATTGCTTTGGCACTACATTTGGCATTCTGTGACTACTAATAAATGACATGAACTCTTTTCTCACTCAAACACAATTACACCCAAATCTATAGGTACATACAGGCCAATCTGAACATGTTTGTTCAATACTCTTTTTGACCTAACATAGTACAACACTGAATTAGATGGCAATTTGCTACATTTGCTCTCAGTAATACCATAttgaaatatattctaaatagtatctaaaaaatgaaatactgtcaaaacaataACGAGCAGATGaactagtgttattttagtatcattgagatactattatagtttttattcatattttgaattcgtttttatttgtatattttatgttttcattttcattttagttaaacttttagttattttgttgtgttttgtcattttcttaacgtctatatagtgtttattaatttttcattttgattttagttttagttattttaggtaaactaaacaaaaatgaaaaatgttgctttaGGAACTAGcccaaacgtttttttttaatttttttatttatggtttCCATTTTAGCAAACAATAATAACGTAATAAAGTTTGCTGGGTGACGATCTTCGCTAGTGTTCCGAAGAATGAGCTGATTTCAGATGCACAGGAAGTATTTAGCTAATTTTAGGAAACACTGTAATGTGATTTGACACAGTATGGTACCTGTTCAGGTGGGCTATCATGTGCTGAACTGTGTTGTAGTTGCACAAAGGCAGTCGTCCGATGAGCTCTCTGAGTTTGACCAAAATACTCTCCACAATCCCAGCAGTCTCGGCAACATGTTCCTTTTCACTGAGCCTCTGAATCTCCTTACCCACATTGATGAAGTCATGGTAAAGGTCAAAGGTGAGTAAAGGCTCTGGAAGCTGTGAAAGAGGAAGATGATGTGTTACGCATGTAAGCAGTTGTATCCACATTAGACATTGAGGGATACAAAAAAGGCCATAAAAAAGGGATAGCCAAATTGTCCCCCCAATATGTGATATTCTTCATGCTGCCCAGCTGCACTGCATTACATACCACTCTGTTTGTTGTTATAACAGACAATATAGGTTAACATTTACATGATTCATGTCATTTGTACAAGACAAGTTATTTTGCTTATTTGTTAATTGGAATTAGATTAAAAGTGAAGGTGtgggtattttaaaatgttcaaaatgttcaAATGGATTACTTTACaacacttgtttttatttatgtatttctttttttaccaaTCTTCTTTTTCTTTATACTCTTAAATCTCTTTAAatcctttcatttttatttagtgccttaaaaaataaataaatattggtcCACTCAATGTTCAAGAAATGGCAACAGCCTTGGTTTTAGGAAATGAGAAAATGACTGGAGAatagatttttgttttactttacttcagttgtacttttttatgtgtgtgtgttgtgtgtgtgtgttttacctctTTGAAGAAATGCTTGAGTACGGAGGTGATGTCATGCGGTGAGAGGTCACCCAGGTCAACTTTGGTCTTTCTGGATTTCAAAGCCTGACATAACTTCAGAACACGAGGTTTGGCTCCACTGATTCTGTAAACTCCCTAGATATAGAGAAAAGGACAAGGAGATTgaggtttttcattttttaaagtttGATTCTTCTTTGCCACGCAGACTTTGCTGGTAATGGTGGCTTTGGGTGGTATGATGCCAGTTACTTCAAACTGCTCGCACAACGACACAACTCTAAATCGGTTACAGATACTTAAAGCACTAGGCGACTTAGTCAACTCCAAGCTAACCAAAGCCTCCAGACTGACTCATGTCCATGTCCTACATTTAAGCTCcctaacttttttatataatatcctTATACATATCAATACAATACAACTGTGTACAtaacaatacagaagaaaagatctgttgctaCTTCCATTTGATTGTGACTTTATCAAGCACCATCATCTCTTCACAACATTATATATCAATGTACTGAGTTTCTACCTGGACTCCAAGAGCCCTGCTCTCAATCTCTTCGGTGCAGCGCAGGACAACGAAGGGCACGGAGTCTTGGATCTCTCTGGGAAGCAGGGAGAGCTCCATCCCAAAGATGAAGCCTCTCCTGTGTTCACACTCCATCTGGCACACTTCCAGGCACTTCCTGTGGACTGCAAGGCCACACTGGCAAGAGAGAGCAGCTGTCAGTCTGCCATGTTCTGACCAGTGTACAGTGAGATAAGTAATCATATCCAGCTACTTCACCATAGTACATCACCAGAAATAAACTGAGGTTAAATATCTTAAGAATAGAGCACAATATTTGGGTTCACCaagtaaaaatcccatttattttctgtttgtttgtttgttagcatcaaatatatttacatgGTAAACTTAAGGTCAGTATCATAATCCAaagaattttaaattattatataaaacattttaacttggGTGTAAGacgaaaaaaaaagttgaaaatacaTTAAGGTGATGCATTACAAGATATACTTAAAcatgattctgaaaaaaaaagaaaaaaaagaaataaattgggaaaaaaaaattctggcagTATTATAACAATCACAGTCCAACAGGATatcacatttattttcttcacagAAAAANNNNNNNNNNNNNNNNNNNNNNNNNNNNN comes from Carassius auratus strain Wakin chromosome 3, ASM336829v1, whole genome shotgun sequence and encodes:
- the LOC113050537 gene encoding GEM-interacting protein-like, with the protein product MITYLTVHWSEHGRLTAALSCQCGLAVHRKCLEVCQMECEHRRGFIFGMELSLLPREIQDSVPFVVLRCTEEIESRALGVQGVYRISGAKPRVLKLCQALKSRKTKVDLGDLSPHDITSVLKHFFKELPEPLLTFDLYHDFINVGKEIQRLSEKEHVAETAGIVESILVKLRELIGRLPLCNYNTVQHMIAHLNRVAEHFEDNKMSPGNLGIVFGPTLLRPLVSGDVSMIALLETSYQALLVEFMISHYDHVFGPATRSSTPLPPPPTAPLPDTPPRASCSSQDAGASAKERPRSLENRTIKRDSSEGYISDKSSSNEAMDQLSPEANERAVLAMRVTASPQVYLEQAAESQLQTQSRAHFSRQPVKYPRQGSAGAQMRTASSQSQDEDNSGSREEVVSRSTDSSRSSSPEHQTPMKTHCRLHETPIPQNKTAYTPETQTAPHAGVKRTESDEGVKAVASAFKEHVGELGKLNTNQSNNTLGGRERLIRLKLKRSDSGKGEQLHFV